A window from Apostichopus japonicus isolate 1M-3 chromosome 2, ASM3797524v1, whole genome shotgun sequence encodes these proteins:
- the LOC139979485 gene encoding ELAV-like protein 1 isoform X2 — protein sequence MLNIFSATNMEQITHQLAAHHPLMQNLQNHQNNHQTNHPGHPNGMVPPASPTDSMEDISKTNLIINYLPQEMNQEEIKELFGKFGEIESCKLVKDKLTGQSLGYGFVNFMKASEAAKAKDTLDGLKVEKKKLKVSYARPSSPAIKDANLYISGIPRMYSEKELQNLFAEYGEIITSKLLYDNGTSRGVGFVRFDRRQQAEAAINALHNTIPPGGTEPLVVKFASNPSQHYQKALQQFYMTGQLPLQISPTRRNNIYNTVGPGPVRHITPWQEVGNKLLEKIIPKSYMFSPFRTTAPPTETFNQMNQMVLTNNGNGWCIFVYNLPPETEENLLWQLFGPFGAVTNVKVVRDFNTRKCKGFGFVTMTNYEEAYNSVVSLNGYLLGSKYLQVSFKTNKSTAGKI from the exons ATGCTGAATATATTCTCAGCAACG AACATGGAGCAAATCACACATCAACTCGCTGCCCATCATCCCCTGATGCAGAACCTCCAAAACCACCAGAACAACCACCAAACAAACCACCCAGGTCACCCAAATGGCATGGTGCCACCAGCGAGCCCTACTGATAGCATGGAAGACATCAGCAAAACAAATCTAATCATCAACTATCTTCCGCAAGAAATGAACCAGGAGGAGATAAAGGaactttttggaaaatttgGGGAGATTGAATCATGCAAATTAGTTAAAGACAAACTCACAG GTCAGAGCTTGGGCTACGGGTTTGTGAACTTCATGAAGGCATCAGAGGCCGCTAAAGCTAAGGATACCCTGGATGGCCTTAAGGTCGAAAAGAAAAAGCTTAAG GTATCCTATGCCAGACCAAGCAGTCCAGCGATCAAAGATGCGAACTTGTACATCAGTGGTATCCCAAGAATGTACAGCGAAAAAGAACTGCAAAATTTATTCGCAGAATATGGAGAGATAATCACATCCAAACTTCTGTATGATAATG GTACTTCAAGAGGGGTCGGATTTGTACGCTTTGACCGTCGCCAGCAAGCAGAAGCCGCAATCAATGCTCTTCACAACACAATTCCACCTGGTGGCACAGAACCGCTTGTGGTGAAATTTGCCAGCAACCCCAGCCAACATTACCAAAAAGCCCTTCAACAGTTTTATATGACTGGACAGTTGCCACTACAGATCTCCCCTACCAGGAGGAACAACATCTATAACACAGTGGGACCTGGGCCTGTCCGCCATATCACACC ATGGCAAGAAGTAGGGAACAAGCTACTGGAAAAGATAATTCCCAAAAGCTACAT GTTCTCCCCCTTCCGGACTACCGCTCCTCCCACTGAAACCTTCAACCAAATGAACCAAATGGTACTCACCAATAACGGCAACGGTTGGTGCATCTTCGTCTACAATCTCCCACCTGAGACAGAGGAGAATCTTCTCTGGCAGTTGTTCGGGCCCTTCGGAGCAGTCACCAACGTGAAAGTTGTCCGAGATTTTAACACAAGGAAATGCAAAGGATTCGGTTTTGTCACCATGACAAACTACGAAGAAGCCTATAACTCTGTGGTCTCGCTGAATGGTTACCTACTGGGTTCGAAATATCTGCAGGTGTCATTTAAAACGAACAAAAGTACTGCTGGCAAAATTTAA
- the LOC139979485 gene encoding ELAV-like protein 1 isoform X3, producing the protein MEQITHQLAAHHPLMQNLQNHQNNHQTNHPGHPNGMVPPASPTDSMEDISKTNLIINYLPQEMNQEEIKELFGKFGEIESCKLVKDKLTGQSLGYGFVNFMKASEAAKAKDTLDGLKVEKKKLKVSYARPSSPAIKDANLYISGIPRMYSEKELQNLFAEYGEIITSKLLYDNGTSRGVGFVRFDRRQQAEAAINALHNTIPPGGTEPLVVKFASNPSQHYQKALQQFYMTGQLPLQISPTRRNNIYNTVGPGPVRHITPCVRWQEVGNKLLEKIIPKSYMFSPFRTTAPPTETFNQMNQMVLTNNGNGWCIFVYNLPPETEENLLWQLFGPFGAVTNVKVVRDFNTRKCKGFGFVTMTNYEEAYNSVVSLNGYLLGSKYLQVSFKTNKSTAGKI; encoded by the exons ATGGAGCAAATCACACATCAACTCGCTGCCCATCATCCCCTGATGCAGAACCTCCAAAACCACCAGAACAACCACCAAACAAACCACCCAGGTCACCCAAATGGCATGGTGCCACCAGCGAGCCCTACTGATAGCATGGAAGACATCAGCAAAACAAATCTAATCATCAACTATCTTCCGCAAGAAATGAACCAGGAGGAGATAAAGGaactttttggaaaatttgGGGAGATTGAATCATGCAAATTAGTTAAAGACAAACTCACAG GTCAGAGCTTGGGCTACGGGTTTGTGAACTTCATGAAGGCATCAGAGGCCGCTAAAGCTAAGGATACCCTGGATGGCCTTAAGGTCGAAAAGAAAAAGCTTAAG GTATCCTATGCCAGACCAAGCAGTCCAGCGATCAAAGATGCGAACTTGTACATCAGTGGTATCCCAAGAATGTACAGCGAAAAAGAACTGCAAAATTTATTCGCAGAATATGGAGAGATAATCACATCCAAACTTCTGTATGATAATG GTACTTCAAGAGGGGTCGGATTTGTACGCTTTGACCGTCGCCAGCAAGCAGAAGCCGCAATCAATGCTCTTCACAACACAATTCCACCTGGTGGCACAGAACCGCTTGTGGTGAAATTTGCCAGCAACCCCAGCCAACATTACCAAAAAGCCCTTCAACAGTTTTATATGACTGGACAGTTGCCACTACAGATCTCCCCTACCAGGAGGAACAACATCTATAACACAGTGGGACCTGGGCCTGTCCGCCATATCACACCGTGCGTCAG ATGGCAAGAAGTAGGGAACAAGCTACTGGAAAAGATAATTCCCAAAAGCTACAT GTTCTCCCCCTTCCGGACTACCGCTCCTCCCACTGAAACCTTCAACCAAATGAACCAAATGGTACTCACCAATAACGGCAACGGTTGGTGCATCTTCGTCTACAATCTCCCACCTGAGACAGAGGAGAATCTTCTCTGGCAGTTGTTCGGGCCCTTCGGAGCAGTCACCAACGTGAAAGTTGTCCGAGATTTTAACACAAGGAAATGCAAAGGATTCGGTTTTGTCACCATGACAAACTACGAAGAAGCCTATAACTCTGTGGTCTCGCTGAATGGTTACCTACTGGGTTCGAAATATCTGCAGGTGTCATTTAAAACGAACAAAAGTACTGCTGGCAAAATTTAA
- the LOC139979485 gene encoding ELAV-like protein 1 isoform X1, producing the protein MLNIFSATNMEQITHQLAAHHPLMQNLQNHQNNHQTNHPGHPNGMVPPASPTDSMEDISKTNLIINYLPQEMNQEEIKELFGKFGEIESCKLVKDKLTGQSLGYGFVNFMKASEAAKAKDTLDGLKVEKKKLKVSYARPSSPAIKDANLYISGIPRMYSEKELQNLFAEYGEIITSKLLYDNGTSRGVGFVRFDRRQQAEAAINALHNTIPPGGTEPLVVKFASNPSQHYQKALQQFYMTGQLPLQISPTRRNNIYNTVGPGPVRHITPCVRWQEVGNKLLEKIIPKSYMFSPFRTTAPPTETFNQMNQMVLTNNGNGWCIFVYNLPPETEENLLWQLFGPFGAVTNVKVVRDFNTRKCKGFGFVTMTNYEEAYNSVVSLNGYLLGSKYLQVSFKTNKSTAGKI; encoded by the exons ATGCTGAATATATTCTCAGCAACG AACATGGAGCAAATCACACATCAACTCGCTGCCCATCATCCCCTGATGCAGAACCTCCAAAACCACCAGAACAACCACCAAACAAACCACCCAGGTCACCCAAATGGCATGGTGCCACCAGCGAGCCCTACTGATAGCATGGAAGACATCAGCAAAACAAATCTAATCATCAACTATCTTCCGCAAGAAATGAACCAGGAGGAGATAAAGGaactttttggaaaatttgGGGAGATTGAATCATGCAAATTAGTTAAAGACAAACTCACAG GTCAGAGCTTGGGCTACGGGTTTGTGAACTTCATGAAGGCATCAGAGGCCGCTAAAGCTAAGGATACCCTGGATGGCCTTAAGGTCGAAAAGAAAAAGCTTAAG GTATCCTATGCCAGACCAAGCAGTCCAGCGATCAAAGATGCGAACTTGTACATCAGTGGTATCCCAAGAATGTACAGCGAAAAAGAACTGCAAAATTTATTCGCAGAATATGGAGAGATAATCACATCCAAACTTCTGTATGATAATG GTACTTCAAGAGGGGTCGGATTTGTACGCTTTGACCGTCGCCAGCAAGCAGAAGCCGCAATCAATGCTCTTCACAACACAATTCCACCTGGTGGCACAGAACCGCTTGTGGTGAAATTTGCCAGCAACCCCAGCCAACATTACCAAAAAGCCCTTCAACAGTTTTATATGACTGGACAGTTGCCACTACAGATCTCCCCTACCAGGAGGAACAACATCTATAACACAGTGGGACCTGGGCCTGTCCGCCATATCACACCGTGCGTCAG ATGGCAAGAAGTAGGGAACAAGCTACTGGAAAAGATAATTCCCAAAAGCTACAT GTTCTCCCCCTTCCGGACTACCGCTCCTCCCACTGAAACCTTCAACCAAATGAACCAAATGGTACTCACCAATAACGGCAACGGTTGGTGCATCTTCGTCTACAATCTCCCACCTGAGACAGAGGAGAATCTTCTCTGGCAGTTGTTCGGGCCCTTCGGAGCAGTCACCAACGTGAAAGTTGTCCGAGATTTTAACACAAGGAAATGCAAAGGATTCGGTTTTGTCACCATGACAAACTACGAAGAAGCCTATAACTCTGTGGTCTCGCTGAATGGTTACCTACTGGGTTCGAAATATCTGCAGGTGTCATTTAAAACGAACAAAAGTACTGCTGGCAAAATTTAA
- the LOC139979485 gene encoding ELAV-like protein 1 isoform X5 has product MLNIFSATNMEQITHQLAAHHPLMQNLQNHQNNHQTNHPGHPNGMVPPASPTDSMEDISKTNLIINYLPQEMNQEEIKELFGKFGEIESCKLVKDKLTGQSLGYGFVNFMKASEAAKAKDTLDGLKVEKKKLKVSYARPSSPAIKDANLYISGIPRMYSEKELQNLFAEYGEIITSKLLYDNGTSRGVGFVRFDRRQQAEAAINALHNTIPPGGTEPLVVKFASNPSQHYQKALQQFYMTGQLPLQISPTRRNNIYNTVGPGPVRHITPFSPFRTTAPPTETFNQMNQMVLTNNGNGWCIFVYNLPPETEENLLWQLFGPFGAVTNVKVVRDFNTRKCKGFGFVTMTNYEEAYNSVVSLNGYLLGSKYLQVSFKTNKSTAGKI; this is encoded by the exons ATGCTGAATATATTCTCAGCAACG AACATGGAGCAAATCACACATCAACTCGCTGCCCATCATCCCCTGATGCAGAACCTCCAAAACCACCAGAACAACCACCAAACAAACCACCCAGGTCACCCAAATGGCATGGTGCCACCAGCGAGCCCTACTGATAGCATGGAAGACATCAGCAAAACAAATCTAATCATCAACTATCTTCCGCAAGAAATGAACCAGGAGGAGATAAAGGaactttttggaaaatttgGGGAGATTGAATCATGCAAATTAGTTAAAGACAAACTCACAG GTCAGAGCTTGGGCTACGGGTTTGTGAACTTCATGAAGGCATCAGAGGCCGCTAAAGCTAAGGATACCCTGGATGGCCTTAAGGTCGAAAAGAAAAAGCTTAAG GTATCCTATGCCAGACCAAGCAGTCCAGCGATCAAAGATGCGAACTTGTACATCAGTGGTATCCCAAGAATGTACAGCGAAAAAGAACTGCAAAATTTATTCGCAGAATATGGAGAGATAATCACATCCAAACTTCTGTATGATAATG GTACTTCAAGAGGGGTCGGATTTGTACGCTTTGACCGTCGCCAGCAAGCAGAAGCCGCAATCAATGCTCTTCACAACACAATTCCACCTGGTGGCACAGAACCGCTTGTGGTGAAATTTGCCAGCAACCCCAGCCAACATTACCAAAAAGCCCTTCAACAGTTTTATATGACTGGACAGTTGCCACTACAGATCTCCCCTACCAGGAGGAACAACATCTATAACACAGTGGGACCTGGGCCTGTCCGCCATATCACACC GTTCTCCCCCTTCCGGACTACCGCTCCTCCCACTGAAACCTTCAACCAAATGAACCAAATGGTACTCACCAATAACGGCAACGGTTGGTGCATCTTCGTCTACAATCTCCCACCTGAGACAGAGGAGAATCTTCTCTGGCAGTTGTTCGGGCCCTTCGGAGCAGTCACCAACGTGAAAGTTGTCCGAGATTTTAACACAAGGAAATGCAAAGGATTCGGTTTTGTCACCATGACAAACTACGAAGAAGCCTATAACTCTGTGGTCTCGCTGAATGGTTACCTACTGGGTTCGAAATATCTGCAGGTGTCATTTAAAACGAACAAAAGTACTGCTGGCAAAATTTAA
- the LOC139979485 gene encoding ELAV-like protein 1 isoform X4 → MLNIFSATNMEQITHQLAAHHPLMQNLQNHQNNHQTNHPGHPNGMVPPASPTDSMEDISKTNLIINYLPQEMNQEEIKELFGKFGEIESCKLVKDKLTGQSLGYGFVNFMKASEAAKAKDTLDGLKVEKKKLKVSYARPSSPAIKDANLYISGIPRMYSEKELQNLFAEYGEIITSKLLYDNGTSRGVGFVRFDRRQQAEAAINALHNTIPPGGTEPLVVKFASNPSQHYQKALQQFYMTGQLPLQISPTRRNNIYNTVGPGPVRHITPCVRFSPFRTTAPPTETFNQMNQMVLTNNGNGWCIFVYNLPPETEENLLWQLFGPFGAVTNVKVVRDFNTRKCKGFGFVTMTNYEEAYNSVVSLNGYLLGSKYLQVSFKTNKSTAGKI, encoded by the exons ATGCTGAATATATTCTCAGCAACG AACATGGAGCAAATCACACATCAACTCGCTGCCCATCATCCCCTGATGCAGAACCTCCAAAACCACCAGAACAACCACCAAACAAACCACCCAGGTCACCCAAATGGCATGGTGCCACCAGCGAGCCCTACTGATAGCATGGAAGACATCAGCAAAACAAATCTAATCATCAACTATCTTCCGCAAGAAATGAACCAGGAGGAGATAAAGGaactttttggaaaatttgGGGAGATTGAATCATGCAAATTAGTTAAAGACAAACTCACAG GTCAGAGCTTGGGCTACGGGTTTGTGAACTTCATGAAGGCATCAGAGGCCGCTAAAGCTAAGGATACCCTGGATGGCCTTAAGGTCGAAAAGAAAAAGCTTAAG GTATCCTATGCCAGACCAAGCAGTCCAGCGATCAAAGATGCGAACTTGTACATCAGTGGTATCCCAAGAATGTACAGCGAAAAAGAACTGCAAAATTTATTCGCAGAATATGGAGAGATAATCACATCCAAACTTCTGTATGATAATG GTACTTCAAGAGGGGTCGGATTTGTACGCTTTGACCGTCGCCAGCAAGCAGAAGCCGCAATCAATGCTCTTCACAACACAATTCCACCTGGTGGCACAGAACCGCTTGTGGTGAAATTTGCCAGCAACCCCAGCCAACATTACCAAAAAGCCCTTCAACAGTTTTATATGACTGGACAGTTGCCACTACAGATCTCCCCTACCAGGAGGAACAACATCTATAACACAGTGGGACCTGGGCCTGTCCGCCATATCACACCGTGCGTCAG GTTCTCCCCCTTCCGGACTACCGCTCCTCCCACTGAAACCTTCAACCAAATGAACCAAATGGTACTCACCAATAACGGCAACGGTTGGTGCATCTTCGTCTACAATCTCCCACCTGAGACAGAGGAGAATCTTCTCTGGCAGTTGTTCGGGCCCTTCGGAGCAGTCACCAACGTGAAAGTTGTCCGAGATTTTAACACAAGGAAATGCAAAGGATTCGGTTTTGTCACCATGACAAACTACGAAGAAGCCTATAACTCTGTGGTCTCGCTGAATGGTTACCTACTGGGTTCGAAATATCTGCAGGTGTCATTTAAAACGAACAAAAGTACTGCTGGCAAAATTTAA